One Leptolyngbya ohadii IS1 genomic window carries:
- a CDS encoding lipase family protein, which yields MNNLNRRKFLFVSVTAGIASSGITRSVQAQPSPSTSDEIIADEIIATDETLDALLGSEHLTPDRSPDRPSNNLSSLSAPPPIHYDRAISRLLIRCSRLGMEQFDQGQRDRRYDGSIRILESFPRELEPYNQVATFRVELDATTTLLPDLGEIGRRLTRRAIPTTLAFIGFVLTSETHNIILFRGTSNPKEWMANFQSGQSNYGRLRGGQGRVHTGFLRLYNRLSRQVRQAASTLNPSLPCFIAGHSLGGALATLAAADLAYHYPTLKDQIRLYTYGAPRVGNQAFVEYLETIAPNSYRVLNMSDMVTMVPPANLREQQYSHFGEAWAFLDYAQGSVSLSHSTSIYQTAIDSRIETNTIPNFPTSC from the coding sequence ATGAATAATCTAAATCGCCGAAAATTTCTATTCGTAAGTGTGACGGCAGGCATTGCAAGTAGTGGGATCACACGCTCTGTCCAGGCACAGCCTTCCCCATCCACCTCCGACGAAATTATTGCAGACGAAATTATTGCCACAGACGAAACGTTAGATGCCCTCCTGGGTTCAGAGCATTTAACGCCCGATCGTTCTCCCGATCGTCCTTCCAATAATCTGTCTAGTTTGTCTGCGCCTCCCCCAATCCACTACGATCGAGCCATATCGCGGCTGTTAATTCGCTGTAGCCGTTTGGGAATGGAGCAATTTGACCAGGGACAGCGCGATCGCAGGTATGACGGTTCGATTCGCATCCTGGAGAGTTTTCCGCGTGAGCTAGAGCCATATAACCAGGTAGCAACCTTTAGAGTCGAGCTAGATGCAACCACGACGCTGCTGCCCGATTTAGGGGAGATTGGCAGACGGCTGACGCGACGAGCCATTCCCACGACCCTTGCCTTTATCGGCTTTGTGCTGACCTCGGAAACCCACAATATTATTCTGTTTCGCGGCACATCAAATCCAAAAGAGTGGATGGCAAACTTTCAGTCGGGTCAGAGCAACTATGGGCGATTGCGAGGGGGGCAGGGTCGCGTTCATACGGGGTTTCTGCGGCTCTATAATCGGCTATCAAGACAGGTACGGCAGGCGGCAAGTACGCTCAATCCATCCCTGCCCTGTTTCATCGCAGGTCACAGTTTAGGCGGGGCACTCGCAACGCTGGCAGCGGCAGATCTCGCCTATCATTACCCGACGCTCAAAGACCAGATTCGCCTCTATACCTACGGTGCGCCCAGGGTTGGCAATCAAGCTTTTGTTGAGTATCTAGAGACGATCGCCCCAAATAGCTATCGAGTTTTGAATATGTCAGATATGGTGACGATGGTTCCGCCTGCTAATTTGAGAGAGCAGCAGTACAGCCATTTTGGAGAAGCATGGGCGTTTTTAGATTATGCCCAGGGCAGCGTTAGTCTGAGTCATTCGACATCAATCTATCAGACAGCAATTGATAGCCGGATTGAAACAAATACGATTCCCAATTTTCCAACATCCTGTTAA
- a CDS encoding SGNH/GDSL hydrolase family protein, giving the protein MNTAKNDRTRVTAADAQVIAFGDSLSDTGNIFRATGGRFPPSPPYLNGRFSNGAVAVETLANRLGLRLTPETNFAIGGAKTGRDNIGDTGDLKFGGLLDQIDRFASTVGAQGANSKALYFVWAGGDNFLSPSADLASAISQAVGDITTAVTTLANLGARNIVVVQNPNLGRTPLSLQAGQLNALTDLTLRFNQQLASALTPLDRNPNLNIVLSNLFPIGEEVAQNPSAFGFANVTSPYLQGLVPANPAADPNQFFFWDQTHPTTQGHTLFAGTLRRDIVNGITQSINRIGTLFSDRLVGYAGNDLIQGRSGQDILEGNRGDDSLLGGAGADSLRGLEDSDLLLGGFGNDLLQGGAGRDLLFGQAGNDTLIGGNGIDFLSGGLGDNLLNGGSGCDIFSLRTQRSINTIQDFDTNGDLLLIPNQTRFRDLDIRQQGRDTVIAVSTTGKPIAILEGVQASSISSSDFIGDRLKSVLPNFGIQERGSAILDAVQAELAGLTGLKELLTTRGG; this is encoded by the coding sequence ATGAACACAGCTAAAAACGATCGAACCAGAGTCACGGCAGCAGATGCCCAGGTCATTGCCTTTGGGGACAGTCTTTCTGATACCGGGAATATCTTTAGAGCGACTGGCGGACGCTTTCCCCCCAGTCCTCCCTACTTGAATGGACGCTTTTCCAATGGAGCAGTTGCGGTTGAAACGCTGGCGAATCGGCTGGGATTAAGACTGACTCCCGAAACCAATTTTGCCATCGGCGGTGCCAAGACCGGACGGGACAATATCGGCGATACTGGCGATCTGAAATTCGGCGGACTGCTGGATCAGATCGATCGCTTTGCCAGCACTGTCGGCGCACAAGGGGCAAATTCAAAGGCGCTGTATTTTGTCTGGGCAGGTGGAGACAATTTTCTGAGTCCATCGGCTGACCTCGCTTCAGCCATCAGTCAGGCAGTCGGAGATATCACAACGGCTGTCACCACTCTGGCAAACCTGGGAGCCAGGAACATTGTGGTTGTGCAAAATCCAAACCTGGGACGCACCCCCCTCAGTCTTCAGGCAGGACAACTCAATGCGCTAACCGACCTGACGCTTCGCTTTAACCAGCAGCTAGCATCAGCACTCACACCGCTCGATCGCAATCCTAATCTCAACATCGTTCTGAGCAATTTGTTTCCTATTGGTGAAGAAGTTGCCCAAAATCCGTCTGCTTTCGGCTTCGCAAATGTGACCTCACCCTATCTTCAGGGTCTTGTTCCTGCGAATCCAGCCGCAGATCCGAACCAGTTTTTCTTTTGGGATCAGACGCATCCCACGACTCAGGGACATACGCTCTTTGCGGGTACGCTGCGGCGGGATATTGTGAATGGCATCACCCAGAGCATTAACCGGATTGGCACTCTCTTTAGCGATCGGCTGGTGGGCTATGCCGGAAACGACCTAATTCAGGGGCGATCGGGTCAGGACATTTTGGAAGGAAACCGGGGCGATGACTCGCTTCTGGGTGGAGCAGGCGCGGATAGCCTCCGAGGACTGGAAGACAGCGATTTGCTGTTAGGCGGTTTTGGCAACGACCTTCTTCAGGGTGGAGCAGGGCGCGATTTGCTTTTTGGTCAGGCGGGAAACGACACGCTGATTGGGGGCAACGGCATCGATTTCTTGAGCGGCGGACTGGGCGATAACCTGCTGAATGGTGGGAGCGGCTGTGACATCTTCTCGCTCCGAACGCAGCGCAGCATCAATACGATTCAGGACTTTGATACCAACGGTGATCTTTTGCTGATTCCCAATCAAACTCGCTTTAGGGATTTAGACATTCGGCAGCAGGGCAGAGATACCGTAATTGCGGTTTCCACTACAGGTAAACCGATCGCGATTCTCGAAGGGGTTCAGGCAAGCTCAATTAGCTCCAGCGATTTCATTGGCGATCGTCTGAAAAGTGTCCTCCCCAATTTTGGAATTCAGGAACGGGGTTCAGCCATTCTGGATGCCGTTCAAGCGGAACTGGCTGGATTGACTGGGCTAAAAGAGCTTTTGACCACCAGAGGAGGGTGA
- a CDS encoding DUF362 domain-containing protein: MKNPIDLRLGQSETVSLSPVNRDPSPQDMDQAIRSATFAVDQLDWLQRGDTVFIKPVLNSGKPYPSTTSPLALTSMIRLLKEKGAGRVIVGDMSGVGHLDQRPEGCKGSSRKLAKSAGMLKPVLDAGAEWSFFEEAGWDSFYEEQPAPGSHWKRGIMLPNLLREVDHIVSMPRCSRHALLGNTLGIKSVVGYMRYDTRLEYHHAAKTIQEKTAEANTVPTLLQKQRLVATAADKILATLGPDLGHVFAPQQGLVIASRSMIAHDLVSLSWLMMHWHKAPWLNKQALTDPSSSQFVSNMANRVVAGILGGWKYSFSAETIKHSPLPDIWQDRTLIRAYELMGGVPDIRLLPTQDGIPPQLLDEFASMVALPSEIRAA, from the coding sequence ATGAAAAATCCGATCGACCTCAGACTCGGACAGAGCGAAACGGTAAGCCTGTCCCCAGTGAACCGAGATCCCTCGCCCCAGGACATGGATCAAGCCATTCGCAGCGCCACTTTTGCTGTTGATCAGCTTGACTGGCTCCAACGGGGTGACACTGTATTCATTAAGCCCGTCCTGAACTCAGGCAAACCTTATCCGTCTACCACCAGTCCCCTCGCGCTGACCAGCATGATCCGTTTGCTGAAGGAAAAGGGTGCAGGGCGGGTCATCGTCGGTGACATGAGTGGAGTTGGGCATCTGGATCAGCGTCCGGAGGGGTGTAAAGGCAGTAGCCGCAAGCTGGCAAAGAGTGCGGGGATGTTGAAGCCTGTGCTGGACGCTGGGGCGGAGTGGTCTTTCTTTGAAGAAGCAGGCTGGGACAGTTTCTATGAAGAACAACCTGCCCCTGGTTCGCACTGGAAACGGGGTATTATGCTCCCAAACTTGCTGCGAGAGGTGGATCATATCGTATCCATGCCCCGCTGTAGCCGCCATGCCCTGCTGGGGAATACCCTCGGCATTAAGTCTGTCGTCGGTTATATGCGCTATGACACTCGCCTGGAATATCACCACGCCGCTAAAACCATTCAGGAAAAAACCGCCGAAGCCAACACCGTTCCCACCTTGCTCCAAAAGCAACGCCTGGTTGCCACAGCCGCAGACAAGATCCTGGCAACGTTAGGCCCGGATCTGGGTCATGTGTTTGCCCCGCAACAGGGTTTAGTCATCGCTTCTCGATCCATGATCGCTCACGATCTGGTCTCCCTGTCCTGGTTGATGATGCACTGGCATAAAGCTCCGTGGCTCAACAAACAGGCTCTAACCGATCCCAGCAGCAGCCAGTTTGTGAGCAATATGGCAAACCGTGTCGTTGCAGGCATTTTGGGTGGCTGGAAATATAGTTTCAGCGCCGAGACAATAAAACATTCTCCTCTCCCGGATATCTGGCAAGATCGCACCCTGATCCGAGCCTATGAACTGATGGGAGGTGTACCGGATATCCGGTTGCTGCCAACTCAGGATGGCATTCCGCCGCAGCTCTTAGACGAGTTCGCTTCGATGGTGGCTTTGCCTTCGGAGATCAGAGCAGCGTAA
- a CDS encoding formylglycine-generating enzyme family protein, whose translation MIWIPGGTFSMGSDHHYAEEAPAHLVTVDGFWMDQYLVTNAQFQKFVKATGYVTFAERSANLEDYPDAQPEMLQPASCVFVKPGRPVDRRDHYNWWAYIPGANWRHPEGSGSSIKGRENHPVVHVAYEDVEAYANWVGKVIPTEAEWEFAAWGGRENIEFAWGNELHPKGRMMANTWQGEFPWENLKTDGYERTSPVGVFPANGYRLYDIIGNVWEWTTDWYQEHSQIKKDSCCGTAMNPRGGDREASYDPTLPGVKIPRKVIKGGSFLCAPSYCRRYRPSARMAQPLDTSTCHLGFRLIVRPRSRFKP comes from the coding sequence ATGATATGGATTCCTGGCGGCACCTTTTCAATGGGATCAGACCACCACTATGCGGAAGAAGCTCCCGCGCATCTGGTTACGGTAGACGGCTTCTGGATGGATCAATATCTCGTCACAAATGCCCAGTTCCAGAAATTTGTTAAAGCCACGGGCTATGTCACCTTTGCCGAGCGTTCAGCCAATCTGGAAGACTACCCCGATGCCCAACCCGAAATGCTGCAACCCGCTTCCTGTGTCTTCGTCAAACCCGGTCGTCCAGTTGACCGAAGGGATCACTATAACTGGTGGGCTTACATTCCCGGTGCAAACTGGCGGCATCCAGAAGGTTCTGGCAGTTCCATTAAGGGGCGCGAGAATCATCCCGTTGTGCATGTCGCCTATGAAGATGTAGAAGCCTATGCGAACTGGGTGGGCAAAGTCATTCCCACAGAAGCAGAATGGGAGTTTGCTGCCTGGGGAGGACGGGAAAATATCGAGTTTGCCTGGGGCAATGAACTCCATCCCAAAGGCAGAATGATGGCGAATACCTGGCAAGGAGAGTTTCCCTGGGAAAACCTGAAGACCGACGGCTATGAGCGCACGTCTCCCGTGGGCGTGTTCCCCGCAAATGGTTATAGGCTGTACGATATCATTGGCAACGTCTGGGAGTGGACGACGGACTGGTATCAGGAACACAGTCAAATCAAAAAAGACTCCTGTTGCGGGACAGCAATGAATCCACGCGGGGGCGATCGCGAAGCCAGCTATGACCCAACGCTACCCGGTGTTAAAATTCCCCGCAAAGTGATTAAGGGTGGCTCTTTTCTTTGTGCGCCCAGCTATTGCCGCCGCTATCGTCCATCTGCCCGCATGGCACAACCCTTGGATACGTCCACCTGTCATTTAGGATTTCGCTTAATTGTCCGTCCGCGATCGAGATTCAAGCCTTGA
- a CDS encoding AraC family transcriptional regulator, translating to MMSSISVLQYRFHNSEALSQAVNARRQTTIRQLSLNSLRCDLLLIENESISFSFTETSCPLHVAGAKGQGCLEFSFILQPGQQNFFAYEQAIPQNTLFGFDPTREVNMIVPGQSVICVAQIRRDVFEAYAELMQRSDLNMRFFKTNFITVPDMLVGVQAYLKGLYSIALHQPESLTRACSPHLLEDFLPLLIDSIPNPATELSLRSPRRFALVKQAEEYMRTHLEAPLTLMSLCKALHTSERPLTYGFREVFGVSPMAYLKTLRLQAVRTQLQLADPAAVAIAEIARRYEFQSLGHFSRDYKTMFGELPSETLKQGFKA from the coding sequence ATGATGTCTAGTATTTCCGTCCTCCAGTATCGTTTCCACAACTCCGAAGCACTGAGCCAGGCTGTGAACGCTCGACGACAGACAACCATTCGGCAGCTCAGTCTAAATTCCTTGCGGTGTGATTTGCTGCTAATTGAGAATGAATCGATTAGCTTCTCTTTTACAGAAACCTCATGCCCATTACACGTTGCGGGAGCCAAAGGACAAGGATGTCTTGAATTTAGCTTTATTTTGCAACCGGGTCAGCAGAACTTTTTTGCCTATGAGCAGGCGATTCCCCAAAATACTTTGTTTGGATTTGACCCAACGCGGGAAGTGAATATGATCGTGCCGGGGCAGAGCGTGATTTGTGTGGCTCAGATTCGGCGAGATGTGTTTGAAGCCTATGCAGAGCTGATGCAGCGCAGCGATTTGAATATGCGCTTCTTCAAAACCAACTTCATCACGGTTCCCGATATGCTGGTTGGCGTGCAAGCCTATCTCAAAGGACTCTATTCGATCGCGCTCCATCAGCCGGAATCCCTAACCCGTGCCTGCTCGCCCCATCTGCTTGAGGATTTCCTGCCCCTGCTGATTGATTCCATTCCCAATCCTGCCACCGAGCTATCGCTGCGATCGCCTCGTCGGTTTGCTCTAGTGAAGCAGGCAGAAGAGTATATGCGAACCCATCTGGAAGCCCCGCTTACCCTGATGTCCCTCTGCAAAGCATTGCATACTAGCGAACGACCCCTGACCTACGGCTTTCGCGAGGTGTTTGGCGTTAGTCCAATGGCTTATCTCAAAACTCTCCGATTGCAGGCAGTCCGAACCCAGCTTCAGCTTGCGGACCCGGCGGCGGTGGCGATCGCGGAAATTGCTCGGCGCTATGAGTTTCAGAGCTTGGGACACTTTAGCCGGGACTACAAAACGATGTTTGGTGAGTTACCTTCAGAAACGCTGAAGCAGGGCTTCAAGGCTTGA